One Triplophysa rosa linkage group LG9, Trosa_1v2, whole genome shotgun sequence genomic window carries:
- the prph2b gene encoding peripherin-2b — protein sequence MALMPVKFDLAKRVKLAQGLWLLYWLCMMAAILIFSMGIFFKIELRKRSEIMDNNESHFVPNVLILLGLAACGINAFGGKVCQDSLDSAKFSKWKPMLKTYMSGCVVFCIALFVAALLCFLMQISLHFTLAEGLRNGMKYYKDTDTPGRCFMKRTLDITQIEFRCCGNNNYKDWFEIQWISNRYLDFSNEDVKVRVQSNVEGKYLMESVPFSCCNPGSPRPCIQHHLTNNSAHYSYDHHTEDLNIWARGCREALVSYYGGTMNSIGAFVLLFIILEAIVTVGLQYLTTALETMADPENPESESEGWLLEKSVKETISGVMAKIKTLGKGNQVQEGDEQAPAES from the exons ATGGCTTTGATGCCTGTTAAATTTGACTTGGCCAAGCGGGTTAAGCTGGCCCAGGGACTGTGGCTCCTGTATTGGCTCTGCATGATGGCTGCAATCCTCATCTTCAGCATGGGCATTTTCTTCAAGATTGAGCTACGCAAGAGGAGCGAGATAATGGATAACAACGAGAGCCATTTTGTGCCCAACGTGCTCATCCTGCTGGGACTGGCGGCCTGTGGCATCAACGCTTTTGGGGGCAAAGTGTGCCAAGACTCCCTCGACTCAGCGAAATTTAGCAAGTGGAAGCCCATGCTGAAGACTTACATGAGTGGATGTGTTGTTTTCTGCATCGCTCTCTTTGTCGCGGCCCTGCTGTGTTTCTTGATGCAGATCTCTCTGCACTTCACTCTGGCTGAAGGCCTGAGGAACGGAATGAAGTACTACAAAGACACGGACACACCGGGACGATGCTTCATGAAGAGAACCCTGGATATTACCCAGATCGAGTTCCGCTGCTGTGGCAACAACAACTACAAGGATTGGTTTGAGATCCAGTGGATTAGCAACCGCTACCTAGACTTCAGCAATGAGGATGTTAAAGT CCGTGTCCAGAGCAACGTGGAAGGCAAATATCTGATGGAAAGCGTTCCCTTCAGCTGTTGCAATCCTGGCTCTCCTCGCCCCTGCATCCAGCATCACCTGACCAACAACTCGGCTCACTACAGCTATGACCATCACACTGAAGATCTGAACATCTGGGCCAGAGGCTGCCGTGAGGCTCTCGTCTCTTACTATGGAGGCACGATGAACAGTATCGGTGCTTTCGTGCTGCTGTTTATTATCTTAGAG GCTATCGTGACTGTAGGACTGCAGTACCTGACCACCGCTCTGGAAACCATGGCAGATCCAGAGAATCCAGAGAGTGAAAGTGAGGGCTGGCTTTTGGAGAAGAGTGTGAAGGAGACCATCTCTGGTGTCATGGCAAAGATAAAGACGCTGGGTAAAGGAAACCAGGTACAGGAGGGAGATGAACAAGCTCCTGCAGAAAGCTGA